In the genome of Paenibacillus sp. FSL R5-0766, one region contains:
- a CDS encoding substrate-binding domain-containing protein yields MNKARFALLLTLILLFPTIISSGSAHIRPQQMAATLPATSPVEKSAASKTFGIIYPMTYPTYEMITKDATEYAGKHNITLIVNAPDEANTEQQIRIMENMIKQHVDGIAISPVDAAALTPVIDAAQAAGIPVITFESDVPSSHRIAYVGADNYRTGQQFAMTTTRLLHNQGMILVENGLEEMQGLQQRLNGFIDYIRSETDIEILEVRYHQGNEDQAMSDMENMIQAHPHFNAIIGLDFVSVSASTLIWKAKGLNRHLIAFGDSPTSENGLLNGQLSAVISQNEGVWGAKMMETLLLASDGVPVKEFIDTGIIEINQKESN; encoded by the coding sequence ATGAATAAAGCCAGATTTGCACTTTTACTTACACTAATACTTCTGTTCCCGACGATCATTTCATCCGGTTCGGCACACATTCGGCCACAGCAAATGGCTGCAACACTTCCTGCAACTTCACCTGTAGAGAAATCTGCAGCGAGCAAAACTTTCGGTATTATCTATCCAATGACGTATCCAACCTATGAGATGATCACGAAGGATGCAACGGAGTATGCAGGGAAACACAATATCACGTTAATTGTAAACGCACCTGATGAAGCCAATACCGAACAACAGATCCGTATCATGGAAAATATGATCAAACAGCATGTGGACGGGATAGCTATATCTCCTGTGGATGCTGCTGCACTTACACCCGTTATTGATGCAGCCCAAGCTGCGGGTATTCCTGTCATTACATTTGAGTCAGATGTCCCATCCAGTCATCGAATCGCTTATGTTGGCGCAGATAACTATCGCACTGGCCAGCAGTTCGCGATGACGACTACACGACTCCTGCATAATCAAGGTATGATTCTTGTCGAGAACGGCTTGGAGGAGATGCAAGGTTTGCAGCAGCGGCTTAATGGATTCATTGACTATATCCGCAGTGAAACAGACATCGAAATCTTGGAAGTTCGTTATCATCAAGGGAATGAAGATCAAGCCATGTCCGATATGGAGAACATGATTCAAGCTCACCCTCACTTCAATGCGATTATCGGGCTCGATTTTGTTTCTGTCTCTGCTTCTACCCTGATCTGGAAAGCAAAAGGCCTTAACCGGCATTTAATCGCGTTCGGTGATAGCCCGACCAGTGAAAACGGGTTACTTAACGGTCAATTGTCTGCCGTTATTTCGCAGAATGAAGGAGTCTGGGGTGCCAAAATGATGGAGACCCTGTTACTTGCAAGCGACGGTGTGCCTGTGAAGGAATTTATTGATACGGGGATCATTGAAATAAATCAGAAAGAAAGCAATTAA
- a CDS encoding GNAT family N-acetyltransferase: MIQLKNVSVDNWYACTQLNVTEEQKKSFPAPVVYWIAESKVVTDFRPMAIYYDSDLVGFAVYSDKPDHEDNYWLLALMIDTKYQGRGYGREALRKLIDLMKESQNCKRIMIGHRPENGIAGNLYESLGFRRVSEGLIDGEVVRLLRCK; the protein is encoded by the coding sequence ATGATTCAATTAAAAAATGTGTCGGTGGATAATTGGTATGCATGTACTCAACTGAATGTAACGGAAGAACAGAAAAAAAGTTTTCCCGCGCCGGTTGTATATTGGATTGCTGAATCCAAGGTCGTGACCGATTTTCGACCCATGGCCATCTATTATGATTCGGATCTGGTTGGATTTGCTGTGTACTCAGATAAGCCGGATCATGAGGATAACTACTGGCTTCTTGCTCTAATGATAGATACAAAATATCAGGGCAGAGGTTATGGAAGAGAAGCATTGAGGAAGTTAATTGATCTAATGAAAGAATCGCAGAATTGCAAACGCATCATGATTGGACACAGGCCGGAAAATGGTATCGCCGGAAATCTGTATGAATCCCTTGGTTTTCGGAGAGTAAGTGAAGGGCTGATTGATGGCGAAGTCGTTCGGCTTCTAAGATGCAAGTAG
- a CDS encoding GNAT family protein produces the protein MITFQYFEPEDFDQLIEWSGDEAFLLQWAGPQFQYPLSREQLSDYLHGANDKNTSNKFIYKVMDESTQEIVGHIALGGIDRYNRSGRIGKVLLGKPYQGKGYGKQMIDEALRIGFEEEKLHRISLGVFDFNVSAIRCYEKAGFVQEGLIRDARRYEDTFWNLIEMSILENEWKK, from the coding sequence ATGATTACATTCCAATACTTTGAACCGGAAGATTTTGATCAACTGATCGAATGGAGTGGGGATGAAGCATTTCTGCTCCAGTGGGCCGGCCCTCAGTTCCAATATCCACTTTCCAGAGAGCAGCTATCGGATTATTTGCATGGTGCCAATGATAAGAACACTTCAAATAAGTTCATTTATAAAGTGATGGATGAATCGACTCAGGAGATTGTAGGTCATATTGCTCTTGGCGGTATCGATCGATATAATCGTTCAGGGCGTATCGGTAAGGTGCTTCTTGGTAAGCCATATCAGGGTAAGGGTTATGGGAAGCAAATGATCGATGAGGCACTTCGCATTGGATTTGAAGAGGAGAAGTTGCACCGGATCAGTCTGGGCGTATTTGATTTTAATGTCTCAGCCATCCGATGTTATGAAAAAGCGGGCTTTGTACAAGAAGGACTTATTCGTGATGCGAGAAGATATGAAGATACATTCTGGAATCTAATCGAAATGAGCATACTAGAAAACGAATGGAAAAAATGA